In Zingiber officinale cultivar Zhangliang chromosome 1A, Zo_v1.1, whole genome shotgun sequence, the DNA window GAGGGATCAAGGTACTAGGCAAAGGAGAATCGAAACCTGATGGTAGTGAGGCCGGAGGACCCGCAATAAACACACTGGAAGGGTGCAGGCGTGTCTCGGAACATCGTCTGCTGTAAGGGAATCCCTTTCGGGTCGCCGTATACCGCATTGGGCGGGATCATCCCCGCCTGGTAAGGGTTCTGACCCACGTAATACACCTGCGGCGGAGGTGGTGGCGGTGGCGGAGGCTGCGACGGCGGAGGGCCATAAGCGTAGCCGTAGGGCACGCCCAGCGCCggatcttcttcctttcctttcgTCGCCATCGCCtctcctcttccctttctctgGCGATGGATCGCGATTTATCGTGCTAC includes these proteins:
- the LOC122022696 gene encoding GSH-induced LITAF domain protein-like yields the protein MATKGKEEDPALGVPYGYAYGPPPSQPPPPPPPPPQVYYVGQNPYQAGMIPPNAVYGDPKGIPLQQTMFRDTPAPFQCVYCGSSGLTTIRSKPSLAAAVGCMMPFMLGVCFLCPSMDCLWHKYHYCPSCGQKVADFEKSDPCLVMDPPSWREPSFAVPA